Genomic DNA from Solanum dulcamara chromosome 4, daSolDulc1.2, whole genome shotgun sequence:
ACCCTCTCAAGATGCCAACGAACTCCTGTGGATATAGTATATCATCTGTGAAATTCTTTACACAACAGAGCACAAGTTAAAACAGAGGAAGCCTTAAAATTTATGTCCTCAAGCTAAAACTATTTGGAAAATTATATGGGTTGAATTTATTTGACATCATTTGTGAACCTGAATCCTGCAGTGATTGAACACTGTTGTGGTTCCAAGAAGCCCCCTAGCAAGAGAATATTGATTCATCAGTTTTATGAATTCAATTACACCCTGAAGAAGTAAATTAAAGCAGCAGCAGGGAGAATGAGTCCAAATTATATAAACTTGCAACAATAACTACTACAGAGCATCAACAGCTTGTGGACTACTCAATGTATTTGCTAAAATAAACAGACATTTTTCTAAGCACTGAATGACATTAGGAGCCTAAACTTGAATATATTATGGCAGCAAGAGAAATTAGGTGTATGGGAATGTGATACAGCCACCCCACAACCTGTCCATTCCTAAgataaaaagataataatatcaTGTTAAcagtttaaaataaaaatacagtgaacattaataaataataaagaagaagataaaGTGGACGAGACACtataagaaaatgatttttttcccGGGGGAGAGGGGGAATCCAAACAAAAAGATGCAACAACAAAGTTGGCAAAACTTGAACCATAAAAAATAGAAAGGAGTACAAGAATAATCTACCTCAGAAGCATGATAACCATGTTTGAATTCTTATGAAAGTCTAGAATTATATCCTCCCACCATTTTCTTCACCTTTTCATATGAATAGCTGCAGTTTGACGAAAACGCTCAATTAAAATGTAATAAGCTCCCAACTTACAGATGGTGAAGCTCTCCACATCGGAAGACTCGACATTCAACTCAATTGTTATCTTCTGGCCTTTCAATTCGATtgatatttttctctaagttgcACAGACTCTTCACTTTCAATGTCATACTCATGTCGGATTCTCTAAAAgtacactacttttggagaatccTACACGCACCtgttgacatttttgaagagtccgagcaacatagattTTTCTTGCCTAATCAATATTGATAACTGATATATTAGACCCTAAAAAATATCATTGCATAAGTAGAAGTATGTCAAATCACTGAATACGCTCCATATACACACGGATTACACATAGCATGTGTGTATATACAGCAAAAATCAACAAACTTTCTCTCGACGAAACacaaaattacataaaaaattcCCCATACCCTCCATCTACTACAACTAATTTCTATCCAAACAACGAATTGCAAAtaagttaataatttttttaaaaaaaaattaacgcATTTGACGTGCAACTCTTCATCTAAACATGTTACAAACAGTAAAAATCAGATATAAAGGTAGAACTAGCCTCATAAATTGCAAGTAGGTACTCGTCATGTCTTCTTCAACTTTTCTGGCAGTGAAACTTTGATGAATATACCACCACGAAATACACAATTGCTGAAATTGAAATGAAGAAGTCATTACTCACAAGTTCCACCAAATGCGTAGGAGTATATTTCTTGGGGCATAATATGGTTACTCTGTTGATGCAACTTAGTGGATTAGAAATTTGCACACGTAACAATCACTTTCTCACAATAATAGTAGCTATATGTTTGTTCttcttttgtgttttttttttgtgtgtgtgtgctTTCCTTTTCTATCAAGAATTTCAGGAACTCCAGAGGCAATCCAGATCATATTAAGCTCCGACGAAATTTCAGTGCTCATATCAGTGCTTGGACCTATTTTAGAAGATTTTAGgttaaaaaatgaaattgattTCGATAGCGAGGTGGAGAAACGTGACAATATACCATATAAAAATCCCaattcaacaaagaaatctcaAATAAACAGAGAAATACCAAATCCAACAGCTACTACCCAAAACAACAGACCCAAAAAAACAGACCCAAAAaaacagagaaaaaaaaattaaaacccaCATGCAATTCAAAAATATACCAAATTTGACTATACAAAGCCAAAAAGCTAAAGATGAAAAACCCATTTGCAGAGATAAGGTAAAACATTACACTAaacaaaaaattgagagaaaaattatttgacctAAGCGATCGCGACTGAATTCACACGATCGCGACCCCTCAAAAAATAAAGCTACGTGATAGCAAAACCCGACACATGATCCCGAAGCATAAGATGAAACACCTACGCGATCGCGACTAACGCaccttcgcgatcgcgaagaaGGGTGCGTCAGGCACCAGAACACAGCAACCAACAAATACACATAAGTCACATAATGGACCCTTGGAATTCGTTCACAATCCCGTgcacacaaaccttatatgATACcttactaaattcgacgttctaGATTCAATAAAACcgtcaaaatttgaattcaaggtCTCCTTGAGCCGAAATCCGCTTAGTGCAACTAAATTAGTTAAGgactcaaaaagaccaaaacggCCTCGGAGCTTTCGAAAAATACACTGAACTCTTCTTAGGCCTAAAATCCCCCCAAATTCAACGAGTTGtcgaaattccattccgagcatccgaactccgaatgttgaccaaagtcaactttaagATCAAAAACTCAACAAATTCCAACTTAGaacctcaaatccacgatacCACTCCAAATCTAATTCCTTCAACTCTGCTAGACCAATTTTCATATTCTGGAGAAGATGGAATTGACGAAATTTAATTCCAAAACTCGTAACTCTGATTGGTACCAAATACCAGTTTTGAATAACTTAAgacttcaaaactcaactttcAAAAATCTAGACTTTCCAAGGAATTTTCCAAAACAAACACCAAACACTGATAAAAAATGAAGCAGGGCAACTATCAAGAGGGATAAATCGGTCATTTtgcaaaaatttccaaaaataacctttaAGGCCATTACAGATTAgatcaagaaaataattttcaactcTTTTGATTACTTGAAATGAATAAGCAATAATGTTTTAATCAAATATGCAATTAAATCATCAAACAATCCTTCTTTCGAATAGAAAGCTATATTGAAGGAATTCACATCTAAAAATCTACTCCATGGATGAGAACAAGTTCACGAAGAAAAGGAATAAGCAAGAAGACATTACAATCAATTGGGATCATTGAATTAAAAGGTGTAGATGCATTACGTTGCGTGATCGCACAACTGAAAGGTCGAGTGTGTAGCTGTCCAATGTTGAATTAATTATGATCATTGGATTAGAAGGTGTGGAGGGTTGATCTAAAAATTGAGAGTGGGTCGGGCTCTGAGTCATAGATATTAGGTCATCTAGATT
This window encodes:
- the LOC129887426 gene encoding uncharacterized protein LOC129887426 isoform X1, which encodes MFYLISANGFFIFSFLALYSQIWYIFELHQLCISWWYIHQSFTARKVEEDMTSTYLQFMRGLLGTTTVFNHCRIQDKIASRIQLDATDDRYSYQELFSLTSVKEA
- the LOC129887426 gene encoding uncharacterized protein LOC129887426 isoform X2; translation: MIIINSTLDSYTLDLSVVRSRNQLCISWWYIHQSFTARKVEEDMTSTYLQFMRGLLGTTTVFNHCRIQDKIASRIQLDATDDRYSYQELFSLTSVKEA